In the Spirochaetota bacterium genome, GGCAGGGTTGTTGATATTAAACCGGTATATAAACCTTCATTACACTTCCTGGCCCTAATGAGGATTAAGGACAATATTGAATTATTTGAAGATTGCTCTGCTATCATTCAGAACCAAAATATCATCGGTGAGCCTGTTATTGAGATAAGAAATCCAGAAAGAAAGGGTAATCCCTTAAAGGACGGCTCTGTAGTTGAAGGGATTGAATATGTTAATTTAGAAGTTATATTGCATGATGTACATGTATTGCTGACAACGCTATCAGAAACAGCTGATGTAATAAAAGGCATATCTATTGAAAGCAGGGGTAATCTGAGATCGCTAATCAGCAATCTATCAACCAGTGTATCCACCATAAACCAGATCCTTCTAATCTCACAGAAGGATATTATCTCGATCCTCTCCTCCTTTAGAGCAACAGCTAAAACAATGAATGAGATATCAGAAGAGTTGAAAAAACATCCAGTTAAATTTCTTTTCAAGGGGAAGAAATAATTGCAGCACTCACCCTAATCAACTTCTAATTATAATCATATAACTCTTTCTGGCTCTAAGACAGTGCCAATCCTCAATTATTCCTATTAGTGAGGTGATAGACTTTATATAAACGGCTGATTTTCATATCCTATTTATTAGGGACATAGGGCAAATGAAATAATTTATCAATAAAGGCTTTATCTTTATAATAATTAATTGAAAATATGCCACTGATATCAATATTTCTGAATTGACATTTCTGTTTTATCCTCATTGCATTTAAAATATGGGATAGGATTATAGGAGATGCCATTCTTTTCTGTAATAATACCAACATACAACAGATACGAATCTCTGAAAAAAGCGATCGATTTCCTGTTAATACACCAGACCTTCCGGGATTTCGAATTAATTGTTGTGGATGATGGATCAACTGATGAGACACATCAAATTGAAGATGAATACAGAGATCAACTTGTTTATATTAAACAGAAAAATTATGGTGTCAGCAAGGCCAGAAATGTAGGCATAGCCAATTCAAACTCTCCATATATATCATTTCATGATTCTGATGACCTATGGTATCCCAGAAAATTAGAAAATCAATATATGTATATTCTCAACAATCCAGATTTTTTAATAAATCAGACTGATGAAATATGGATAAGGGATGGGGTGAGAGTAAATCCCATGAAAAAGCACAGGAAGAGGGAGGGAGATATATTTCTTGACTCATTGGAGTTATGCCTTATCAGTCCCTCATGTGTGGCAATGACGAGAGAGCTATTTGAGCGATATGGCTTATTTGATGAGAATCTTCCAGTTTGCGAAGATTACGATCTCTGGCTTAGAATAACGCTGAAGGAGAGGGTAGGATTAATAGATAAAAAACTCGTAATTAAATACGGAGGGCATGAGTCGCAGCTTTCAAAAAAATATTGGGGGATGGACAGATTCAGGGTATATTCTATTATCAAACTCTTAATCCATCACGGAAATGAGATTAATCCTGAGTATCAGGACAGAGCAATAGAGGTTGCAAAAAAGAAATGTGCAATCCTCCTGCAGGGAGCCCTGAGGAGACAAAATGATGTATTTGCAGATACAATTAAAAAAATTATTGAGTGTATTGACAACTATAACTATAACAGAATAAGCCTTGAGAACCTCTTAAAAATATAATCGAATCATCAACACAGGCTTCCACA is a window encoding:
- a CDS encoding glycosyltransferase family A protein; translation: MPFFSVIIPTYNRYESLKKAIDFLLIHQTFRDFELIVVDDGSTDETHQIEDEYRDQLVYIKQKNYGVSKARNVGIANSNSPYISFHDSDDLWYPRKLENQYMYILNNPDFLINQTDEIWIRDGVRVNPMKKHRKREGDIFLDSLELCLISPSCVAMTRELFERYGLFDENLPVCEDYDLWLRITLKERVGLIDKKLVIKYGGHESQLSKKYWGMDRFRVYSIIKLLIHHGNEINPEYQDRAIEVAKKKCAILLQGALRRQNDVFADTIKKIIECIDNYNYNRISLENLLKI
- a CDS encoding MlaD family protein; this encodes MKLEKNESRVGIFILLPIIILLLFIMLKLGYSLASDTIDVYLKIDNITSIKEGTQVKIKGYTIGRVVDIKPVYKPSLHFLALMRIKDNIELFEDCSAIIQNQNIIGEPVIEIRNPERKGNPLKDGSVVEGIEYVNLEVILHDVHVLLTTLSETADVIKGISIESRGNLRSLISNLSTSVSTINQILLISQKDIISILSSFRATAKTMNEISEELKKHPVKFLFKGKK